A genomic region of Conger conger chromosome 6, fConCon1.1, whole genome shotgun sequence contains the following coding sequences:
- the LOC133131141 gene encoding SIN3-HDAC complex-associated factor-like isoform X1, whose protein sequence is MFGFHKSKMYRSNEGCCICKTKSSSSRFTDSSRYEENFRVCFGLVEDRVGDICNACVLLVKRWKKLPLGSKKNWSHVVDARAGPGFKLTKPKTVKRGDMKKKSKLRRLHKLKRQTDSDAHSTTSSASPSQSPSYSNQSDDGSDIESKQRRSAPSMFSFLDRSYWKRQKVCCGIVYKGRFGEVMIDPRLFKPCCSSRKRTVLAPTHDTHLSQSQPPALPQELRESW, encoded by the exons ATGTTTGGTTTTCACAAATCCAAGATGTACCGCAGTAATGAAGGCTGCTGCATTTGCAAGACCAAGTCGTCTAGCTCGCGGTTCACAGACAGCAGCAGATATGAAGAAAACTTTCGGGTGTGCTTTGG ATTGGTTGAAGATCGAGTCGGAGATATCTGCAATGCTTGTGTCCTGTTAGTGAAGAGATGGAAGAAACTGCCTCTGGGATCTAAGAAGAACTGGAGCCAC GTGGTGGATGCCCGAGCAGGCCCTGGCTTCAAGCTGACCAAACCCAAGACGGTGAAGAGGGGTGACATGAAGAAGAAGAGCAAACTAAGGAGGCTTCACAAATTAAAGAGGCAAA CAGATTCTGATGCCCACAGCACCACCTCCAGTGCGTCCCCCTCCCAGTCTCCCAGCTACAGTAACCAGTCCGATGACGGCTCAGACATCGAGTCCAAGCAGAGGCGATCCGCCCCGTCCATGTTCTCTTTCCTGGACCGCTCCTACTGGAAAAG GCAGAAGGTGTGCTGTGGCATCGTGTACAAAGGGCGCTTTGGGGAGGTGATGATCGACCCTCGACTCTTCAAGCCCTGCTGCAGCTCCAGGAAGCGGACGGTGCTTGCGCCAACCCACGACACCCATCTCTCCCAAAGTCAGCCCCCAGCGCTCCCGcaggagctgagagagagcTGGTGA
- the LOC133131141 gene encoding SIN3-HDAC complex-associated factor-like isoform X2: MFGFHKSKMYRSNEGCCICKTKSSSSRFTDSSRYEENFRVCFGLVEDRVGDICNACVLLVKRWKKLPLGSKKNWSHVVDARAGPGFKLTKPKTVKRGDMKKKSKLRRLHKLKRQNSDAHSTTSSASPSQSPSYSNQSDDGSDIESKQRRSAPSMFSFLDRSYWKRQKVCCGIVYKGRFGEVMIDPRLFKPCCSSRKRTVLAPTHDTHLSQSQPPALPQELRESW; this comes from the exons ATGTTTGGTTTTCACAAATCCAAGATGTACCGCAGTAATGAAGGCTGCTGCATTTGCAAGACCAAGTCGTCTAGCTCGCGGTTCACAGACAGCAGCAGATATGAAGAAAACTTTCGGGTGTGCTTTGG ATTGGTTGAAGATCGAGTCGGAGATATCTGCAATGCTTGTGTCCTGTTAGTGAAGAGATGGAAGAAACTGCCTCTGGGATCTAAGAAGAACTGGAGCCAC GTGGTGGATGCCCGAGCAGGCCCTGGCTTCAAGCTGACCAAACCCAAGACGGTGAAGAGGGGTGACATGAAGAAGAAGAGCAAACTAAGGAGGCTTCACAAATTAAAGAGGCAAA ATTCTGATGCCCACAGCACCACCTCCAGTGCGTCCCCCTCCCAGTCTCCCAGCTACAGTAACCAGTCCGATGACGGCTCAGACATCGAGTCCAAGCAGAGGCGATCCGCCCCGTCCATGTTCTCTTTCCTGGACCGCTCCTACTGGAAAAG GCAGAAGGTGTGCTGTGGCATCGTGTACAAAGGGCGCTTTGGGGAGGTGATGATCGACCCTCGACTCTTCAAGCCCTGCTGCAGCTCCAGGAAGCGGACGGTGCTTGCGCCAACCCACGACACCCATCTCTCCCAAAGTCAGCCCCCAGCGCTCCCGcaggagctgagagagagcTGGTGA